In Candidatus Vogelbacteria bacterium, the following proteins share a genomic window:
- a CDS encoding C39 family peptidase: MTIMFLKLTSTVYLVILLAIFLPTDQILAQEYFCSTGIKYNVWAGIKNNKDVMSAQKFLVKEKYLTTTPTGNFFDLTKTAVYNWQVNNGLNPTGVVGSLTRQAMNYKICRNVGESSVEYHLSPSVPVGILASSTKAVVLNVPLFEQSYPLSCEVASLQMALAYKGLAVSQEILAEEIGISAPFGQSVVGGKLVWGDPDEAFVGDIKGYMRKLNGDFIGATGWGVNNGPVGKLAAVYRPGSVAKKQAEVEDIKKALDQNKPVIFWHVRGGQPGVDFKYSTLAGKSVTMVQDHVALIVGYVEKPGLTIYLINDPQFGRIYLPEAVFLTWWGAYNNDMVIIS, from the coding sequence ATGACCATTATGTTTTTGAAACTTACCTCAACTGTTTACTTGGTTATTTTATTGGCCATATTTTTGCCCACTGATCAGATTTTAGCTCAGGAATATTTTTGTTCTACTGGAATTAAATATAACGTCTGGGCTGGTATAAAAAACAACAAAGATGTTATGTCGGCGCAGAAGTTTTTGGTTAAAGAAAAATATTTAACAACCACACCAACCGGAAATTTTTTTGACTTAACAAAAACAGCTGTCTATAACTGGCAAGTCAATAATGGTTTAAATCCGACTGGAGTAGTGGGGTCACTCACCAGGCAAGCTATGAATTATAAAATTTGTCGCAATGTTGGAGAAAGTTCGGTTGAGTATCATTTGTCACCTTCAGTGCCGGTAGGAATTTTAGCGTCATCGACCAAAGCTGTTGTCTTAAACGTGCCGTTGTTTGAACAAAGCTACCCACTATCTTGCGAGGTGGCTAGCTTACAAATGGCTCTTGCCTACAAAGGTTTGGCTGTATCGCAAGAAATTTTAGCTGAAGAAATAGGAATTTCAGCGCCGTTTGGACAATCTGTGGTGGGTGGCAAATTGGTCTGGGGTGATCCCGATGAAGCTTTTGTGGGAGATATCAAAGGTTATATGCGTAAACTAAATGGAGATTTTATTGGAGCCACAGGTTGGGGTGTCAATAATGGTCCAGTTGGTAAATTGGCTGCAGTCTATCGGCCTGGTAGTGTAGCTAAAAAACAAGCTGAGGTGGAAGATATTAAAAAAGCCCTTGATCAGAATAAGCCGGTAATTTTCTGGCATGTTCGAGGTGGTCAGCCGGGAGTGGATTTTAAATACAGTACACTTGCTGGTAAATCCGTCACCATGGTTCAAGACCATGTGGCTTTGATTGTCGGTTATGTTGAGAAACCAGGTTTAACTATTTATTTGATTAATGATCCTCAATTTGGACGGATTTATTTACCCGAAGCAGTTTTTTTGACTTGGTGGGGTGCTTATAATAATGACATGGTGATTATCTCTTAG
- a CDS encoding PCRF domain-containing protein translates to MSQEKLDLTQKIEAYELAMQEPDFWTDKDQAQIVIKEYQDLKDKLAGVGKYDKGDAVMTIFSGAGGDDAEDFSRMLVEMYQAFAKSRGFGFILIHENKNDHGGYRNITMQIEGKNVYGILKHESGVHRLVRVSPFNSKSQRHTSFSLVEVIPKFESTKEIDIPEQDLKVEFARSSGPGGQNVNKRETSVRLTHVPTGLTVHCESERSQQANRDQALTILEGKLYKRMEEERVAQEQNMYISKTTEIEWGNQIRSYVLHPYKMVKDHRTEVETSDVEGVFDGEIDLFLDAAKNL, encoded by the coding sequence ATGTCTCAAGAAAAACTTGATTTAACGCAAAAAATTGAAGCCTACGAATTGGCAATGCAAGAACCAGATTTTTGGACTGATAAAGATCAGGCTCAAATTGTGATTAAAGAGTATCAAGATCTAAAAGATAAATTAGCGGGAGTGGGTAAATACGATAAAGGGGATGCAGTGATGACTATTTTTTCTGGAGCGGGAGGAGATGATGCTGAAGATTTTTCTCGGATGTTGGTAGAGATGTATCAAGCTTTTGCTAAGAGTCGTGGTTTTGGATTTATTTTAATTCATGAAAATAAAAACGATCATGGAGGCTATCGTAATATCACTATGCAAATTGAAGGCAAAAATGTGTATGGTATACTAAAGCATGAGTCTGGAGTGCATCGGTTGGTGCGGGTGTCGCCATTTAATTCTAAATCGCAACGCCACACTTCTTTTTCTTTAGTGGAGGTTATTCCAAAATTTGAATCGACTAAAGAAATAGATATTCCAGAACAAGATTTGAAAGTGGAGTTTGCGCGTTCGAGTGGCCCTGGTGGTCAGAACGTTAACAAACGTGAGACGTCGGTCCGCCTGACTCATGTACCGACCGGTCTAACTGTTCACTGTGAATCAGAGCGAAGTCAGCAGGCGAATCGTGATCAAGCTCTTACTATCCTCGAGGGTAAGTTATACAAACGAATGGAGGAAGAGAGGGTAGCTCAGGAACAGAACATGTACATTAGTAAAACGACAGAGATTGAGTGGGGTAATCAGATTCGATCTTACGTGCTTCATCCCTACAAGATGGTCAAAGATCATCGAACAGAAGTGGAAACTAGTGATGTGGAGGGAGTGTTTGATGGAGAAATAGACCTTTTTTTAGACGCAGCCAAAAATCTTTAA
- the ftsE gene encoding cell division ATP-binding protein FtsE produces MIYFDKVSKIYFDGQPALDEVSFTVEPGEFVSVVGHSGAGKSTLLKMILAEEKPSAGSVFFESTDIHSLSKRAIPHLRRRIGSVFQDFRLLPHKTAFENIAFTMEAAGRSDEEVQSDVPHVLELVGLGNKIWHFPYELSGGERQRIAIARAIVNQPDLLIADEPTGNLDPINAQEIVEIFRKINDIGTTVILTTHNKDVIDSLSKRVITLDRGKVIRDDKHGKYSI; encoded by the coding sequence ATGATCTACTTTGATAAAGTTAGTAAAATATATTTTGACGGCCAACCAGCTTTGGATGAAGTGTCATTCACGGTGGAGCCGGGGGAGTTTGTGTCAGTAGTTGGCCACTCTGGAGCTGGTAAAAGTACTCTCCTAAAAATGATTTTAGCTGAAGAGAAGCCTAGTGCTGGGAGTGTGTTTTTTGAATCAACCGATATTCATTCTCTATCTAAACGGGCGATTCCACACTTGCGTCGTCGGATTGGAAGTGTCTTTCAAGATTTTCGTCTTTTACCCCACAAAACAGCTTTTGAGAATATCGCTTTCACTATGGAAGCTGCTGGTCGGTCTGATGAAGAAGTTCAGTCTGATGTCCCTCACGTCTTGGAATTGGTTGGTCTGGGTAATAAGATTTGGCATTTTCCCTACGAATTATCTGGAGGTGAACGTCAAAGAATAGCGATCGCTCGAGCGATCGTGAATCAACCTGATTTATTGATTGCTGATGAACCGACCGGTAATCTCGACCCTATTAATGCTCAAGAGATTGTGGAAATTTTCCGCAAGATTAATGATATTGGAACGACAGTTATCTTAACTACTCACAACAAGGATGTGATCGATAGTTTGAGTAAAAGAGTGATCACTTTAGATCGAGGTAAGGTGATCCGTGATGATAAGCATGGTAAATATTCAATCTAA
- a CDS encoding ABC transporter permease, with protein sequence MLLTTLKRIIKSGFVNFWRNKSVTIASLFVMCVTLFVIGSLILGGKFLNSTLDDIKNRVDISVTFKSDASEEAILSLKKSVELLPEVKSVTYTSREKELEDFRTRHQDNALLIQSLDEVGNPFGARVAILARDPSQYESVSKYLQSQNGGDGSGIIDQVSFKKDIIDKLLSVIATSQKVGFIVSILLIVMSILVTFNTISLAIYTSKDEISVMRLVGASSFYVRGPFLVEGILAGLIASLLAIVLLYPMSVWVRNATLGVYGGLDMVSFYVSSFAQLFLMLLGSGVVLGLISSFLATRKYLKV encoded by the coding sequence ATGTTGCTAACTACTTTAAAACGCATTATTAAATCTGGCTTCGTTAATTTCTGGCGGAATAAGTCTGTGACTATCGCTTCCTTGTTTGTTATGTGTGTAACTTTGTTTGTGATTGGTTCATTGATTTTAGGTGGTAAGTTTCTCAACTCGACGCTGGATGATATAAAAAATAGAGTTGATATTAGTGTGACATTTAAATCTGACGCCAGTGAAGAAGCTATTTTATCACTGAAAAAATCAGTCGAGCTGTTGCCAGAGGTCAAATCAGTTACTTACACTTCTCGCGAGAAGGAACTAGAAGACTTCCGGACTCGTCACCAAGACAACGCTCTCTTGATTCAATCACTTGATGAGGTGGGGAATCCTTTTGGAGCCCGAGTGGCGATCTTGGCACGAGATCCATCACAATACGAAAGCGTGTCTAAGTATCTCCAAAGTCAAAATGGGGGTGATGGTTCGGGTATTATTGATCAGGTTAGTTTCAAAAAAGATATTATTGATAAATTGTTATCGGTCATTGCTACTAGTCAAAAAGTCGGTTTTATTGTCAGTATTTTATTGATAGTGATGTCTATTTTGGTCACCTTTAACACTATTTCATTGGCCATCTACACCTCCAAGGATGAAATATCCGTGATGCGTCTAGTAGGGGCTAGTTCGTTCTACGTGCGCGGTCCATTTTTAGTAGAGGGAATACTAGCTGGCTTGATTGCTTCGCTTCTAGCTATCGTTTTGCTCTATCCAATGTCCGTCTGGGTACGTAATGCTACTTTAGGTGTTTATGGTGGTTTGGACATGGTTTCTTTCTATGTCAGTAGTTTTGCTCAACTC